A region from the Sandaracinus amylolyticus genome encodes:
- a CDS encoding helix-turn-helix transcriptional regulator, which translates to MSSLHLAPRFPSELPSLRVAARDLEPAETFVGAITATDWRRASHPLVIEVRAGDRTLTLRHASIAIAEGSLVLIPPHEVHAWSAPAPGAPNDVLLAHLAPPPPAVVGIGPTAFAPVRVRSPLERNAIEDGSLASLLREIESDAATVHGSGRCRERRYVRKVREHLEREWQRNVPLDELGEIAGVSVFHLVRVFTREVGLPPHLFQVQHRLEHARSLLGRGTVCREVALHCGFADQSHFNRHFKRVMGFTPGAYAALASQPRDRRVLASLGRAAGVLASPERSAV; encoded by the coding sequence ATGTCCAGCCTGCACCTCGCGCCCCGCTTCCCGTCCGAGCTTCCTTCGCTGCGCGTCGCCGCGCGCGACCTCGAGCCCGCGGAGACGTTCGTCGGAGCGATCACCGCGACGGACTGGCGGCGCGCCTCGCACCCGCTCGTGATCGAGGTGCGCGCCGGTGATCGCACGCTGACGCTGCGACACGCGTCCATCGCGATCGCAGAGGGGTCGCTCGTGCTGATCCCGCCGCACGAGGTGCACGCGTGGAGCGCGCCTGCGCCCGGCGCGCCCAACGACGTGCTCCTGGCCCACCTCGCGCCGCCGCCGCCGGCGGTCGTCGGGATCGGGCCGACAGCGTTCGCGCCGGTGCGCGTGCGCTCGCCGCTCGAGCGCAACGCGATCGAAGACGGCTCGCTCGCGTCCCTGCTGCGCGAGATCGAGAGCGACGCCGCGACGGTGCACGGCTCGGGTCGCTGCCGCGAGCGACGCTACGTGCGGAAGGTGCGCGAGCACCTCGAGCGGGAGTGGCAGCGCAACGTGCCGCTCGACGAGCTCGGTGAGATCGCGGGCGTGTCGGTGTTCCACCTGGTGCGCGTGTTCACCCGCGAGGTCGGGCTGCCGCCGCACCTCTTCCAGGTGCAGCACCGGCTCGAGCACGCGCGCTCGCTGCTCGGGCGAGGCACCGTGTGCCGCGAGGTCGCGCTGCACTGCGGCTTCGCGGACCAGAGCCACTTCAACCGGCACTTCAAGCGCGTGATGGGCTTCACGCCCGGCGCGTACGCGGCGCTCGCGTCGCAGCCGCGCGATCGACGTGTCCTGGCGTCGTTGGGCAGGGCCGCGGGCGTGCTCGCGAGCCCGGAGCGATCGGCGGTCTGA
- a CDS encoding DoxX family protein produces the protein MSRAPTDTPARDRAVDLALLLQRVASGALLWAFHVRPKLERFDEELATFPDPFGIGHPASFALALLSEGLCSVAVAIGIATRLSALAIVLTMGTVLMLAARGLEGADVQSALLYALLYLLPIVAGPGHLSLDHRLRHRYGAIRRRVERRILAWIASEA, from the coding sequence ATGAGCCGCGCTCCCACCGACACACCGGCGCGCGATCGCGCCGTCGACCTCGCACTTCTGCTCCAGCGCGTCGCGTCGGGCGCGCTGCTGTGGGCGTTCCACGTGCGGCCCAAGCTCGAGCGCTTCGACGAGGAGCTCGCGACCTTCCCCGATCCCTTCGGCATCGGTCACCCCGCGAGCTTCGCGCTCGCCCTCCTGTCCGAAGGCCTCTGCAGCGTCGCGGTCGCGATCGGGATCGCCACGCGCCTCTCCGCCCTCGCGATCGTGCTCACGATGGGCACCGTGCTGATGCTCGCCGCGCGCGGGCTCGAGGGCGCCGACGTGCAATCGGCGCTGCTCTACGCGCTGCTCTATCTGTTGCCGATCGTCGCGGGCCCCGGGCACCTCTCGCTCGATCATCGGCTCCGCCATCGCTACGGCGCGATCCGTCGCCGCGTCGAGCGACGCATCCTCGCGTGGATCGCGAGCGAGGCATGA
- a CDS encoding cyclic nucleotide-binding domain-containing protein, whose translation MSDATASAERELWGLRLAQLFALPLASAGPLVQRGRLRRFAPRDILAAPGRPLDELHWVLDGSVEVTRLGRAYGRAGAGDAVAAIVAWARDPIGVGAIATTTTHTLSFPADRLSTLLEGRSPLFEPSLRSVARDAIAIRRRLGASAGYVPGADAERAPDLLDPVDRMLLVRDATGGARNTRIEAIADLASVAMPVELAAGQALWRAGDARSGWCLLLASGEIIGRAREPDQTFVHRRGDAAGLLDAFAATPRWYDATVQRTASALRIERDDLLEIIGDHPALQDEMFQRMGGAALRALDR comes from the coding sequence ATGAGCGACGCGACGGCGAGCGCCGAGCGCGAGCTCTGGGGACTGCGGCTCGCGCAGCTGTTCGCGCTCCCGCTCGCGAGCGCGGGACCGCTCGTGCAGCGTGGGCGTCTGCGTCGCTTCGCGCCGCGCGACATCCTCGCGGCTCCGGGCCGTCCGCTCGACGAGCTCCACTGGGTGCTCGACGGATCGGTCGAGGTGACGCGCCTCGGTCGCGCGTATGGTCGTGCGGGCGCGGGCGACGCCGTCGCGGCGATCGTCGCGTGGGCGCGCGATCCGATCGGCGTCGGTGCGATCGCGACCACGACGACGCACACGCTCTCGTTCCCCGCCGATCGTCTCTCGACGCTGCTCGAGGGACGCTCGCCGCTCTTCGAGCCTTCGCTGCGCAGCGTCGCGCGCGACGCGATCGCGATCCGCAGGCGGCTCGGCGCGAGCGCAGGCTACGTGCCCGGCGCCGACGCGGAGCGCGCGCCCGACCTCCTCGATCCCGTCGACCGCATGCTGCTGGTGCGCGACGCCACCGGGGGCGCGCGCAACACGCGCATCGAGGCGATCGCGGACCTCGCGTCGGTCGCGATGCCGGTCGAGCTCGCGGCGGGACAGGCGCTCTGGCGCGCCGGCGACGCGCGCAGCGGCTGGTGCCTGCTGCTCGCGTCGGGCGAGATCATCGGTCGCGCCCGCGAGCCCGATCAGACCTTCGTGCACCGGCGCGGCGACGCCGCCGGTCTGCTCGACGCGTTCGCCGCGACGCCGCGATGGTACGACGCGACCGTGCAGCGCACCGCGTCGGCGCTCCGCATCGAGCGCGACGATCTCCTCGAGATCATCGGCGATCACCCGGCGCTCCAGGACGAGATGTTCCAACGGATGGGCGGCGCCGCGCTGCGCGCGCTCGATCGCTGA
- the dps gene encoding DNA starvation/stationary phase protection protein Dps yields MYPTQNDLDVRVRTRMVELLNDRLSATIDLFNQAKQAHWNVKGPAFRALHELFDDVAEHVEEWSDTIAERAVALGGNAEGTTQRVAERTSLPAYPLELQAGSAHVEAFSKVLAAYAALVRGAIQIATDAGDADTADLFTEISREADKDLWMVEAHHPRYT; encoded by the coding sequence ATGTACCCCACCCAGAACGATCTCGACGTGCGCGTGCGGACCCGGATGGTCGAGCTCCTGAACGACCGCCTCTCCGCCACCATCGATCTCTTCAACCAGGCCAAGCAGGCGCACTGGAACGTGAAAGGCCCTGCGTTCCGCGCCCTTCACGAGCTCTTCGACGACGTCGCCGAGCACGTCGAGGAGTGGAGCGACACGATCGCGGAGCGCGCGGTCGCGCTCGGCGGCAACGCCGAAGGAACGACGCAGCGCGTGGCCGAGCGCACGTCGCTCCCCGCGTACCCGCTCGAGCTGCAGGCGGGCTCGGCGCACGTCGAGGCGTTCTCGAAGGTGCTCGCCGCGTACGCGGCGCTCGTGCGCGGAGCGATCCAGATCGCGACCGACGCCGGCGATGCCGACACCGCCGATCTGTTCACCGAGATCTCGCGCGAGGCCGACAAGGATCTCTGGATGGTCGAAGCGCACCACCCCCGGTATACGTGA
- a CDS encoding NTP/NDP exchange transporter: protein MADLTPAPRRWHRVVDLHPGEWPIAILLALDLFVVLVAYYVLKTAREPLVLATGGAEMKSYAAAVQALVLVPLVPMYGRLVARVRRERFVPAVIAVFIVCVGLFAIAAGLRAPGIGIAFYVWVGIFSLAVVAQFWSVANDVLTEEQGKRIFPVVASGATIGAASGARIASWLFDAGLGVIALFGVAAALLALHLVCTVVAMRLHPPTPHAEHHEETNGFLLVWKSPYLRAIALMMLIANLVNTVGEYVLGRTAVESAEAALALAEGVADPRAFVEARVGAFYGEFFFQVNVVAIALQLLVASSLVRFLGTRGAIAALPIVALGSYAMIAAGATLAIVRAAKVAENATDYSIMNTGRALLWLPTTPIEKYSAKQAIDAFFVRAGDVLAAAVVFVGAEVIELGVEGFAALNVALCGAWLVLVASLAKKHDALSRAR from the coding sequence GTGGCCGATCTCACTCCCGCACCGCGCCGCTGGCACCGCGTCGTCGATCTCCATCCCGGCGAGTGGCCGATCGCGATCCTCCTCGCGCTCGACCTCTTCGTCGTGCTCGTCGCGTACTACGTGCTCAAGACCGCGCGCGAGCCGCTCGTGCTCGCGACCGGCGGGGCCGAGATGAAGTCCTACGCCGCCGCGGTGCAGGCGCTCGTCCTCGTGCCGCTCGTGCCGATGTACGGCCGCCTCGTCGCGCGCGTCCGCCGCGAGCGCTTCGTGCCCGCCGTCATCGCGGTGTTCATCGTGTGCGTCGGTCTCTTCGCGATCGCGGCCGGCCTGCGCGCGCCCGGGATCGGCATCGCGTTCTACGTGTGGGTCGGCATCTTCAGCCTCGCGGTGGTCGCGCAGTTCTGGTCGGTCGCGAACGACGTGCTCACCGAGGAGCAGGGCAAGCGCATCTTCCCGGTGGTCGCCTCGGGCGCGACGATCGGCGCCGCGTCGGGCGCGCGGATCGCGTCGTGGCTCTTCGACGCGGGCCTCGGCGTGATCGCGCTCTTCGGCGTCGCGGCCGCGCTCCTCGCGCTGCACCTCGTCTGCACCGTCGTCGCGATGCGGCTCCATCCGCCGACGCCGCACGCCGAGCACCACGAGGAGACCAACGGGTTCCTCCTGGTCTGGAAGAGCCCGTACCTCCGCGCGATCGCGCTGATGATGCTGATCGCGAACCTCGTGAACACCGTCGGCGAGTACGTGCTCGGCCGCACCGCGGTCGAGTCCGCCGAGGCCGCGCTCGCGCTCGCCGAGGGCGTCGCGGATCCCCGCGCGTTCGTGGAGGCCCGCGTCGGCGCGTTCTACGGCGAATTCTTCTTCCAGGTGAACGTCGTCGCGATCGCGCTCCAGCTCCTCGTCGCGTCGTCGCTGGTGCGCTTCCTCGGCACGCGCGGCGCGATCGCCGCGCTCCCCATCGTCGCGCTCGGCTCGTACGCGATGATCGCCGCGGGCGCGACGCTCGCGATCGTGCGCGCCGCGAAGGTCGCGGAGAACGCGACCGACTACTCGATCATGAACACCGGCCGCGCGCTGCTCTGGCTGCCGACGACGCCGATAGAGAAGTACAGCGCGAAGCAGGCGATCGACGCGTTCTTCGTGCGCGCCGGTGACGTCCTCGCGGCCGCGGTGGTGTTCGTCGGGGCCGAGGTGATCGAGCTCGGCGTCGAGGGGTTCGCGGCGCTCAACGTGGCGCTCTGCGGCGCGTGGCTCGTGCTCGTCGCCTCGCTCGCGAAGAAGCACGACGCGCTGTCTCGCGCGCGCTGA
- a CDS encoding hydrolase encodes MPKATTTVPKSLLSPSDHTLLLVDHQSQMAFAAQSIDGITLRTNAALVARSARVFDVATIVTTVAEKSFSGPLFPEIPKALPEHTAIDRTTMNPFEDANVVERINALGKDRLVIAGLWTSVCVAGPVLTALEQGFEVFVVTDACGDVSPEAHERAVSRMVQAGARPITALAYLLELQRDWGRARTYDAVIDVAKDHGGGYGLGIQYAKSMFGASEGGH; translated from the coding sequence ATGCCCAAGGCCACGACCACCGTTCCGAAGTCGCTCCTCTCGCCCTCCGATCACACGCTGCTCCTCGTCGACCATCAGTCGCAGATGGCGTTCGCGGCGCAGTCGATCGACGGGATCACACTGCGCACCAACGCGGCGCTCGTGGCGCGCTCCGCGCGCGTGTTCGACGTCGCGACCATCGTCACTACGGTCGCCGAGAAGAGCTTCTCCGGGCCTCTCTTCCCCGAGATCCCGAAGGCGCTCCCCGAGCACACCGCGATCGATCGCACGACCATGAACCCCTTCGAGGACGCGAACGTCGTCGAGCGCATCAACGCGCTCGGCAAGGACCGCCTCGTGATCGCGGGGCTCTGGACCTCGGTGTGCGTCGCGGGCCCGGTGCTCACGGCGCTCGAGCAGGGCTTCGAGGTGTTCGTCGTGACCGACGCGTGCGGCGACGTGTCGCCCGAGGCGCACGAGCGCGCGGTGAGCCGCATGGTGCAGGCCGGTGCGCGCCCGATCACGGCGCTCGCGTACCTGCTCGAGCTGCAGCGCGACTGGGGCCGCGCGCGCACCTACGACGCCGTGATCGACGTCGCGAAGGATCACGGCGGCGGCTACGGGCTCGGCATCCAGTACGCGAAGTCGATGTTCGGCGCGTCGGAAGGCGGGCACTGA
- a CDS encoding amidohydrolase gives MTDLVVHGAAITTLDPRRPTATALAVRDGRFFAVGDDAEIMALSEPHTRVIDGRKRRLIPGLVDSHIHVIRGGLHYNLELRWDGVRSLADAMAMLARQVEVTPAPQWVRVVGGFTEHQFVERRLPTLDELNRVAPETPVFILHLYDRALLNRAALRACGYTKDTPDPPGGQLERDARGEPTGLLLAKPNAYILYATLAKGPVLPPEQQIGSTRHFMRELNRLGVTSVIDAGGGFQSYPDDYAIVRELAARGELTLRIAYNLFTQRKGEELADFARWTKMVRPGDGDDTFRHNGAGEMLVFSAADFEDFREPRPELSPSMEPELEQVVRLLAEHRWPWRLHATYDETITRALDVLERVSRDVPFDGLHWMIDHAETISQRNIDRVAALGGGIAVQHRMMFQGEEFVRRYGAEAAERTPPIRAMLASGVPVGAGTDATRVASYNPWVVLSWLVTGRTLGGLSLYRQSNLVDRETALRLLTERNAWFSSEEGKKGRIEAGQLADFAILSDDYFAVADDRIAELESVLTVLGGRVVHGAGPFGALAPPPPPAAPDWSPVRTRASAAPRTTTRARCVAHPTPRRVSPPSVDDASAFWGALGCSCWAF, from the coding sequence ATGACCGATCTCGTCGTGCACGGTGCCGCGATCACCACGCTCGATCCCCGCAGGCCCACCGCGACCGCGCTCGCGGTGCGCGACGGGCGCTTCTTCGCGGTGGGTGACGACGCGGAGATCATGGCGCTCAGCGAGCCGCACACGCGCGTGATCGACGGGCGCAAGCGCCGGCTGATCCCAGGCCTCGTCGACAGCCACATCCACGTGATCCGCGGCGGGCTCCACTACAACCTCGAGCTCCGCTGGGACGGAGTGCGCTCGCTCGCCGACGCGATGGCGATGCTCGCGCGCCAGGTCGAGGTGACGCCCGCGCCGCAGTGGGTGCGCGTCGTCGGCGGCTTCACCGAGCACCAGTTCGTCGAACGGCGACTGCCCACGCTCGACGAGCTCAACCGCGTCGCGCCCGAGACGCCGGTGTTCATCCTCCACCTCTACGATCGCGCGCTGCTGAACCGCGCCGCGCTGCGCGCGTGCGGCTACACGAAAGACACGCCCGATCCGCCGGGCGGACAGCTCGAGCGCGACGCGCGCGGCGAGCCCACGGGGCTCCTCCTCGCGAAGCCGAACGCGTACATCCTCTACGCGACGCTCGCGAAAGGCCCGGTGCTCCCGCCGGAGCAGCAGATCGGCTCGACGCGACACTTCATGCGCGAGCTCAACCGGCTCGGCGTGACCTCGGTGATCGACGCGGGCGGCGGGTTCCAGAGCTATCCCGACGACTACGCGATCGTCCGCGAGCTCGCGGCGCGGGGCGAGCTCACGCTGCGCATCGCCTACAACCTGTTCACCCAGCGCAAGGGCGAGGAGCTCGCCGACTTCGCGCGCTGGACGAAGATGGTGCGGCCCGGCGACGGCGACGACACCTTCCGCCACAACGGCGCGGGCGAGATGCTCGTGTTCTCCGCGGCGGACTTCGAGGACTTCCGCGAGCCTCGCCCCGAGCTCTCGCCCTCGATGGAGCCCGAGCTCGAGCAGGTCGTGCGCCTGCTCGCCGAGCATCGCTGGCCGTGGCGCCTCCACGCGACGTACGACGAGACGATCACGCGCGCGCTCGACGTGCTCGAGCGCGTGAGCCGCGACGTGCCGTTCGACGGCCTGCACTGGATGATCGATCACGCCGAGACGATCTCGCAGCGGAACATCGATCGCGTCGCGGCGCTCGGCGGCGGCATCGCGGTGCAGCACCGCATGATGTTCCAGGGCGAAGAGTTCGTGCGCCGCTACGGCGCCGAGGCCGCGGAGCGCACGCCGCCGATCCGCGCGATGCTCGCGTCCGGCGTGCCGGTCGGCGCCGGCACCGACGCGACGCGCGTCGCGTCGTACAACCCGTGGGTCGTGCTCTCGTGGCTCGTCACGGGTCGCACGCTCGGCGGCCTCTCGCTCTATCGCCAGTCGAACCTCGTCGATCGCGAGACCGCGCTCCGCCTTCTCACCGAGCGCAACGCGTGGTTCTCGTCGGAGGAAGGCAAGAAGGGCCGCATCGAGGCCGGTCAGCTCGCGGACTTCGCGATCCTCTCCGACGACTACTTCGCAGTCGCCGACGATCGCATCGCCGAGCTCGAGTCGGTCCTCACGGTGCTCGGCGGCCGCGTCGTGCACGGCGCAGGGCCCTTTGGAGCGCTCGCGCCGCCGCCTCCTCCCGCGGCGCCCGACTGGTCGCCGGTGCGCACGCGAGCCAGCGCCGCGCCTCGCACGACGACGCGCGCGCGCTGCGTCGCGCATCCGACTCCGCGCCGCGTCTCGCCTCCGTCGGTCGACGACGCGAGCGCGTTCTGGGGCGCGCTCGGCTGCTCGTGCTGGGCATTCTGA
- a CDS encoding DUF1427 family protein, whose amino-acid sequence MKLYVVSLLAGALVGIVYAVIDVRSPAPPLVALVGLLGMLLGEQVVPVARRMSRGEPITAAWIASECVPRITGAPPSEPEREEHAR is encoded by the coding sequence GTGAAGCTCTACGTCGTGTCCCTCCTGGCCGGCGCGCTGGTCGGGATCGTGTACGCCGTGATCGACGTGCGCTCACCCGCGCCCCCGCTCGTCGCGCTCGTCGGTCTGCTCGGCATGCTGCTCGGCGAGCAGGTCGTGCCGGTGGCGCGGCGGATGTCGCGCGGAGAGCCGATCACCGCGGCGTGGATCGCCTCGGAGTGCGTGCCGCGCATCACCGGCGCGCCGCCCTCGGAGCCCGAGCGCGAGGAGCACGCGCGATGA
- a CDS encoding YoaK family protein yields MDRERGMSEPGAPKVPALLALTFVTGLVDAASVLGMGRVFVANMTGNVVFLGFALAGAENVSIVASLVAIAAFLGGALIGGRLSHAHVRRGVIRAFAIELACLAVATGVATLEGPSITLVLIVLLGLAMGIRNAVVRSMAIPDMTTTVLTLTLTGLAADSSLAGGTNPRWARRVAAAVTMLLGALAGALLLRFALAWVIGAAAIVEAVAIVLLERASATTAIAQPAKRHD; encoded by the coding sequence GTGGATCGCGAGCGAGGCATGAGCGAGCCGGGCGCTCCGAAGGTGCCCGCGCTGCTCGCGCTCACCTTCGTCACCGGCCTCGTCGACGCGGCGAGCGTGCTCGGGATGGGCCGGGTCTTCGTCGCGAACATGACGGGGAACGTCGTGTTCCTCGGCTTCGCGCTCGCGGGCGCGGAGAACGTGTCGATCGTCGCGTCGCTCGTCGCGATCGCCGCGTTCCTCGGGGGCGCGCTGATCGGCGGCCGCCTCTCGCACGCGCACGTGCGGCGCGGTGTGATCCGCGCGTTCGCGATCGAGCTCGCGTGCCTCGCGGTCGCCACCGGCGTCGCGACGCTCGAGGGGCCGTCGATCACGCTCGTGCTGATCGTGCTGCTCGGGCTCGCGATGGGGATCCGCAACGCGGTCGTGCGGAGCATGGCGATCCCCGACATGACGACGACCGTGCTCACGCTCACGCTCACCGGCCTCGCCGCCGACTCGTCCCTCGCGGGCGGGACGAACCCGCGCTGGGCCCGTCGCGTGGCCGCCGCGGTCACGATGCTGCTCGGCGCGCTCGCGGGCGCGCTCCTGCTGCGCTTCGCGCTCGCGTGGGTGATCGGCGCGGCCGCGATCGTCGAGGCCGTGGCGATCGTTCTGCTCGAGCGCGCGAGCGCGACGACGGCGATCGCGCAGCCCGCGAAGCGCCACGACTGA